A genomic region of Scyliorhinus canicula chromosome 4, sScyCan1.1, whole genome shotgun sequence contains the following coding sequences:
- the LOC119964208 gene encoding monocarboxylate transporter 12-like: MKEHQKRLQNKVENLENRSHRQNLRIVGIPEGCEGTDASAYVANMLEKLMGEGSFSSPLEVDRAHRMLARLPRANEPPRAMVVRMHRFLEKEQILHWAKQTRSYSKETAMSKEPGAADSTAEEPSNSTRSPKYTDGGYGWVILASCFVITGLSTSFVKSFGIFFRDIQEYFDELAFKVSWISSITVAVFHAGCLGNGFAWLPSVSLVTQYFRERRPLANAIASCGECVFTFIFTPFYQWLVDQMSWRQTMMIIAGIQLNLCVCGALMRPYQPQKKYLTFTPSSASTSRKDLSRTSPDRKKNLAHFFDLPLLKQPKFICMVFFGFFSAMGFFIPDMYLIPHAQNIGIEHFQAALLMSYWSAGDCIGRLSCGWLANFRLVKSIRLTAILITILSIALMLFPVAKSYTLLVIFSCICGFFFGTMLAIIVTVLTDVMGVEKLDNALGLIMFFRSIACLFGPPLAGLLVDTSGDYSSGFYVGGGGLFIAVCFLMLADYFLDHEPNFNQDTEKEMEKFISQCQPQEEAEKGKLGTDRTNGTESEVSE, from the exons ATGAAAGagcaccagaaaaggctgcaaaaCAAGGTGGagaacctagagaataggtcccaccggcagaacttgaggatcgttggCATCCCTGAGGGATGTGAGGGAACGGACGCAAGTGCTTATGTGGCGAATATGCTTGAGAAGTTAATGGGCGAGGGGTCATTTTCTAGTcccctggaagtggacagagcgcacagaatgCTTGCGAGGTTGCCGCGggcgaatgagccaccgagggcgatggtggtacgaatgcacAGATTCCTGGAAAAGGAACAGATTTTGcattgggccaagcagacacggagct ATTCAAAGGAAACTGCAATGTCAAAGGAACCTGGAGCTGCTGATTCTACTGCTGAGGAGCCCAGTAACAGCACCCGCAGTCCGAAATACACAGACGGTGGATACGGGTGGGTGATATTAGCATCGTGCTTCGTTATAACAGGGCTGTCGACTTCCTTTGTGAAATCATTTGGGATCTTTTTCCGTGACATCCAGGAGTACTTTGATGAACTCGCCTTTAAGGTTTCCTGGATCTCTTCGATTACCGTGGCTGTGTTTCATGCGGGTT GTTTGGGTAATGGATTTGCTTGGCTCCCCTCAGTAAGTCTAGTCACCCAATACTTCAGAGAACGGAGGCCATTGGCCAACGCCATTGCCAGTTGTGGAGAATGTgtcttcaccttcatcttcacGCCATTCTACCAGTGGCTCGTCGATCAAATGTCATGGCGACAGACAATGATGATCATTGCTGGTATCCAGCTGAACCTCTGTGTCTGTGGAGCTCTGATGAGACCATATCAGCCACAGAAGAAATATCTGACTTTTACACCATCATCTGCCTCAACCTCCAGGAAAGATTTGAGTCGCACAAGTCCAGATCGCAAGAAGAACCTTGCTCATTTTTTTGATTTGCCCCTTCTGAAACAACCAAAGTTTATTTGTATGGTCTTCTTTGGGTTTTTCTCTGCAATGGGATTCTTTATCCCTGACATGTATTTAATTCCTCATGCTCAAAACATTGGGATCGAGCATTTTCAAGCAGCTTTATTGATGTCCTATTGGTCAGCAGGGGACTGCATTGGGCGTCTCAGCTGTGGTTGGTTAGCCAACTTCCGCCTTGTGAAATCAATCCGCCTTACAGCGATATTGATCACAATTTTAAGCATCGCTCTCATGCTTTTTCCTGTGGCTAAGAGTTACACCCTCCTTGTCATCTTCAGCTGTATCTGTGGCTTTTTCTTCGGGACCATGTTGGCCATTATTGTCACGGTTCTGACCGATGTGATGGGAGTTGAGAAACTGGACAATGCGCTTGGGCTGATTATGTTCTTCAGGAGCATTGCATGTCTTTTCGGACCGCCACTGGCAG GGTTACTGGTGGACACTTCAGGAGATTACAGCAGTGGGTTCTatgttggtggaggagggctGTTTATTGCCGTTTGCTTTCTCATGTTAGCTGACTACTTCTTGGATCATGAGCCGAATTTCAATCAAGATACGGAGAAGGAGATGGAAAAGTTTATTTCTCAATGCCAACCTCAGGAAGAAGCAGAGAAAGGGAAGCTTGGCACCGACAGAACGAATGGCACAGAGTCTGAAGTATCTGAATGA